In Lineus longissimus chromosome 7, tnLinLong1.2, whole genome shotgun sequence, a genomic segment contains:
- the LOC135490578 gene encoding uncharacterized protein LOC135490578 isoform X3 has protein sequence MEYWLSRRMMPVAPTGREGSENTKPLAGTCNLPNIAKKKMTTPDVQLVDLTGMAPTWEKTNRQDWWQTSTSLTSHSSPPIQRKELQENVNLQMNGMTRSQPQFKDAEKPVVQLYVCFFCERDFQNKDMLQTHQKICTLRPAHLQDLCTPNKQSRPRVNIADPRKNMYVTTLGLLPAEKAKHMELAHRIRRDSQIDCDLIEVDQAPVITPRTPTTPRTPKSLISFNTPSISKQQEVCLVSSDDDSDAGSSDGSLLGRQDYICQAPLMTIDFSSPLGVRIKGHIKQVNKPNINDYEKFCRTPVKNRFKERLRERDSFAAVTFKHKRHFRKFYHTYRFSKDDSREFMELAKTGLNRQSRDRLKHMKPCRVVLKRLMMHQSVLDAKKSNVSLLPAPLSPEKTEMCSRSSSPDSLPDLSCTFPSTPVVKCYDLKSLLGATPSRLAVLDKNSEEVDEHTRNRVIVYKAILADAMQDSEGESGPSRPNGQFVAMRSLLRRGNPNPLPTSQQTRAKLAMEGTDDDWVFSSNSPGMESQPKEKPQEKKAEYVPKMLSSLSPEKSAPRNSTNQTSHQNVPRSQLGLASQQFPPYRSKAMLSQSRQIGLSNKPVVPPFQPSHNASSQSASNNHLVRRSGRTRHIEKKIDDEISIMVPVCDDTSPTLNTAPLPSRTKRPLMGSEMSGPSAKMPRLDHGRQNVNAVQPRQVVKRLSFDNPGMNHSKPCASVQPNRSTQNNVAMNPRINLGTRQAHNINLANHASPRNDFAKTSSHGLRRGSNAGISQGDINTDNLPKLGVHESGKVEDNNFLFKCHLCGLEEQYSVNATNKIYNHLHTVHKEEVIHIVDYNTQGEVHLVEAMGQPPTMIRTSNFSKPLDRVDSGQRSMPNPPAYYGISSEPTLGQGPPNTNCISSVPSVEGAWYNNMKNKSFTNNNNNISPRNVPQMRGKVSPQYSLRPKTPPKSYSQVTPPKSFGQPTPPTTPPSQSHQSVLSRRSLPRINYSGVKSSFSGTKFNHSGSKSNFSGAKSNFSGTKSNVSRSFIVDDDDVVCLDDDVICIS, from the exons ATGGAATATTG GTTATCCCGCCGCATGATGCCTGTGGCACCAACGGGTAGGGAAGGTTCTGAAAACACGAAACCTCTGGCGGGCACTTGCAACCTTCCCAACATTGCCAAAAAGAAGATGACCACGCCAGATGTACAGTTGGTCGACCTCACTGGGATGGCTCCCACGTGGGAGAAGACGAACCGGCAAGATTGGTGGCAGACGTCAACATCGTTAACTAGTCACTCTTCGCCGCCAATTCAGAGGAAAGAG TTGCAAGAAAACGTGAACCTCCAAATGAATGGAATGACTAGATCTCAACCGCAGTTCAAAG ATGCTGAAAAACCTGTTGTACAGCTTTATGTCTGCTTTTTCTGTGAGAGGGACTTCCAAAACAAAGACATGTTACAAACGCACCAGAAGATCTGCACGCTGCGTCCTGCCCATTTACAGGATCTCTGCACACCGAACAAACAGTCACGACCAAGAGTCAATATTGCTGACCCGAGGAAAAATATGTACGTAACAACGCTTGGGTTGCTACCAGCTGAGAAAGCAAAACATATGGAACTGGCTCATCGAATCAGGCGGGATAGTCAGATCGATTGCGATCTGATCGAGGTTGATCAGGCGCCTGTGATTACTCCCAGGACACCGACAACACCGCGGACGCCGAAATCGTTGATATCTTTCAATACGCCCTCTATCAGTAAGCAACAAGAAGTTTGTTTAGTGTCTAGTGACGATGACAGCGACGCGGGTAGTTCCGATGGTTCACTGTTGGGCAGGCAGGACTATATCTGTCAGGCACCCCTGATGACAATCGACTTCAGTTCACCTCTGGGTGTGAGGATCAAAGGTCATATAAAACAGGTCAATAAACCAAACATTAATGACTACGAAAAATTCTGTCGGACGCCAGTTAAAAATCGATTCAAAGAACGGCTCCGAGAGCGTGATTCGTTTGCTGCAGTTACTTTCAAACACAAGCGACATTTTAGAAAATTCTATCACACATATCGGTTCTCAAAAGATGATTCAAGAGAGTTCATGGAACTTGCTAAGACTGGTTTGAACCGTCAGAGTCGGGATAGGCTTAAACATATGAAACCGTGTCGCGTTGTACTGAAACGCCTTATGATGCATCAAAGTGTACTAGATGCTAAGAAGTCAAATGTTTCCCTCTTGCCAGCACCGCTGTCTCCGGAGAAAACTGAAATGTGTTCGCGGTCGTCAAGTCCAGATTCTCTACCAGATCTGTCTTGCACCTTCCCCTCTACCCCTGTCGTTAAGTGTTATGATCTTAAATCACTGCTTGGAGCGACTCCGTCTAGGTTGGCCGTTCTAGATAAAAACTCTGAAGAGGTTGATGAACACACTCGAAACAGGGTGATTGTGTACAAGGCCATTCTTGCAGATGCTATGCAGGACTCCGAGGGTGAATCCGGTCCGAGTCGACCTAATGGACAATTTGTTGCTATGAGGTCTCTGTTGAGGCGGGGAAATCCTAATCCCTTGCCGACATCACAACAGACACGTGCAAAGCTTGCAATGGAAGGCACGGACGATGATTGGGTGTTTTCTTCTAATAGCCCAGGAATGGAAAGTCAGCCGAAAGAGAAACCGCAAGAGAAAAAAGCAGAGTATGTTCCGAAAATGCTGAGTAGCTTGAGTCCCGAGAAGTCGGCTCCAAGGAACTCGACTAACCAAACGTCACATCAGAATGTCCCGCGCAGTCAGCTGGGCCTCGCAAGTCAACAGTTTCCTCCATATCGTTCTAAGGCCATGCTATCACAATCTAGACAGATAGGACTGTCGAATAAACCTGTTGTTCCTCCTTTCCAGCCATCGCACAATGCTTCTTCGCAGTCAGCGAGCAACAATCATTTGGTCCGCCGTTCTGGTCGTACTCGccacattgagaaaaaaattgatgatGAGATCTCGATTATGGTGCCTGTCTGCGATGACACGTCTCCTACGTTGAACACCGCGCCTCTCCCCTCGAGAACAAAACGACCATTGATGGGGAGTGAGATGTCGGGTCCAAGCGCCAAGATGCCGCGGTTGGACCATGGGAGGCAAAATGTCAATGCTGTTCAGCCTCGCCAAGTAGTCAAGAGACTGTCCTTTGACAATCCTGGTATGAATCACTCGAAGCCATGTGCCAGTGTCCAACCGAACAGATCGACACAGAACAATGTTGCTATGAATCCACGGATTAATTTAGGTACGCGGCAAGCTCATAATATCAACCTTGCCAATCATGCATCGCCAAGGAACGATTTTGCTAAGACGAGTAGTCATGGTTTGAGACGTGGTTCCAATGCTGGCATCAGTCAGGGTGACATCAATACGGACAATCTACCCAAGCTTGGTGTACATGAAAGTGGTAAAGTAGAGGACAATAACTTCTTATTCAAGTGCCATCTGTGTGGCTTGGAGGAACAATATAGTGTGAATGCGACCAACAAGATTTACAACCATCTCCATACAGTTCATAAGGAGGAAGTTATTCATATTGTTGACTACAACACGCAAGGAGAAGTTCACTTGGTTGAGGCCATGGGACAGCCGCCCACTATGATTCGCACGTCAAATTTCTCAAAACCGTTGGATCGTGTTGATTCAGGTCAACGTTCTATGCCCAATCCCCCAGCTTATTATGGGATATCCTCAGAACCTACCCTTGGTCAGGGTCCACCGAATACCAATTGCATTTCATCCGTCCCTTCTGTTGAAGGTGCTTGGTACAATAACATGAAAAATAAATCGtttactaataataataataatattagtCCACGAAATGTGCCTCAAATGCGTGGGAAGGTGTCGCCACAGTATTCCCTTCGGCCAAAGACGCCACCAAAATCGTATAGCCAGGTGACTCCGCCAAAGTCATTTGGACAGCCGACACCCCCCACCACTCCACCAAGTCAGAGTCATCAGTCAGTTCTGTCACGGCGATCCCTGCCACGGATAAACTACTCTGGGGTGAAATCAAGCTTTTCGGGTACAAAGTTCAATCATTCCGGGAGTAAGTCAAACTTTTCTGGGGCAAAGTCGAACTTTTCTGGGACCAAGTCGAACGTGTCGCGCTCTttcattgttgatgatgatgatgtagtgTGTTTGGATGATGACGTTATATGCATCAGTTAG
- the LOC135490578 gene encoding uncharacterized protein LOC135490578 isoform X1: protein MLLKLVEEFLKMTGEMLRLRSRSIKKRIRLSRRMMPVAPTGREGSENTKPLAGTCNLPNIAKKKMTTPDVQLVDLTGMAPTWEKTNRQDWWQTSTSLTSHSSPPIQRKELQENVNLQMNGMTRSQPQFKDAEKPVVQLYVCFFCERDFQNKDMLQTHQKICTLRPAHLQDLCTPNKQSRPRVNIADPRKNMYVTTLGLLPAEKAKHMELAHRIRRDSQIDCDLIEVDQAPVITPRTPTTPRTPKSLISFNTPSISKQQEVCLVSSDDDSDAGSSDGSLLGRQDYICQAPLMTIDFSSPLGVRIKGHIKQVNKPNINDYEKFCRTPVKNRFKERLRERDSFAAVTFKHKRHFRKFYHTYRFSKDDSREFMELAKTGLNRQSRDRLKHMKPCRVVLKRLMMHQSVLDAKKSNVSLLPAPLSPEKTEMCSRSSSPDSLPDLSCTFPSTPVVKCYDLKSLLGATPSRLAVLDKNSEEVDEHTRNRVIVYKAILADAMQDSEGESGPSRPNGQFVAMRSLLRRGNPNPLPTSQQTRAKLAMEGTDDDWVFSSNSPGMESQPKEKPQEKKAEYVPKMLSSLSPEKSAPRNSTNQTSHQNVPRSQLGLASQQFPPYRSKAMLSQSRQIGLSNKPVVPPFQPSHNASSQSASNNHLVRRSGRTRHIEKKIDDEISIMVPVCDDTSPTLNTAPLPSRTKRPLMGSEMSGPSAKMPRLDHGRQNVNAVQPRQVVKRLSFDNPGMNHSKPCASVQPNRSTQNNVAMNPRINLGTRQAHNINLANHASPRNDFAKTSSHGLRRGSNAGISQGDINTDNLPKLGVHESGKVEDNNFLFKCHLCGLEEQYSVNATNKIYNHLHTVHKEEVIHIVDYNTQGEVHLVEAMGQPPTMIRTSNFSKPLDRVDSGQRSMPNPPAYYGISSEPTLGQGPPNTNCISSVPSVEGAWYNNMKNKSFTNNNNNISPRNVPQMRGKVSPQYSLRPKTPPKSYSQVTPPKSFGQPTPPTTPPSQSHQSVLSRRSLPRINYSGVKSSFSGTKFNHSGSKSNFSGAKSNFSGTKSNVSRSFIVDDDDVVCLDDDVICIS, encoded by the exons ATGCTCTTAAAACTTGTTGAGGAGTTTTTAAAAATGACTGGAGAAATGTTGCGGCTTCGGAGCCGATCTATCAAAAAGAGGATAAG GTTATCCCGCCGCATGATGCCTGTGGCACCAACGGGTAGGGAAGGTTCTGAAAACACGAAACCTCTGGCGGGCACTTGCAACCTTCCCAACATTGCCAAAAAGAAGATGACCACGCCAGATGTACAGTTGGTCGACCTCACTGGGATGGCTCCCACGTGGGAGAAGACGAACCGGCAAGATTGGTGGCAGACGTCAACATCGTTAACTAGTCACTCTTCGCCGCCAATTCAGAGGAAAGAG TTGCAAGAAAACGTGAACCTCCAAATGAATGGAATGACTAGATCTCAACCGCAGTTCAAAG ATGCTGAAAAACCTGTTGTACAGCTTTATGTCTGCTTTTTCTGTGAGAGGGACTTCCAAAACAAAGACATGTTACAAACGCACCAGAAGATCTGCACGCTGCGTCCTGCCCATTTACAGGATCTCTGCACACCGAACAAACAGTCACGACCAAGAGTCAATATTGCTGACCCGAGGAAAAATATGTACGTAACAACGCTTGGGTTGCTACCAGCTGAGAAAGCAAAACATATGGAACTGGCTCATCGAATCAGGCGGGATAGTCAGATCGATTGCGATCTGATCGAGGTTGATCAGGCGCCTGTGATTACTCCCAGGACACCGACAACACCGCGGACGCCGAAATCGTTGATATCTTTCAATACGCCCTCTATCAGTAAGCAACAAGAAGTTTGTTTAGTGTCTAGTGACGATGACAGCGACGCGGGTAGTTCCGATGGTTCACTGTTGGGCAGGCAGGACTATATCTGTCAGGCACCCCTGATGACAATCGACTTCAGTTCACCTCTGGGTGTGAGGATCAAAGGTCATATAAAACAGGTCAATAAACCAAACATTAATGACTACGAAAAATTCTGTCGGACGCCAGTTAAAAATCGATTCAAAGAACGGCTCCGAGAGCGTGATTCGTTTGCTGCAGTTACTTTCAAACACAAGCGACATTTTAGAAAATTCTATCACACATATCGGTTCTCAAAAGATGATTCAAGAGAGTTCATGGAACTTGCTAAGACTGGTTTGAACCGTCAGAGTCGGGATAGGCTTAAACATATGAAACCGTGTCGCGTTGTACTGAAACGCCTTATGATGCATCAAAGTGTACTAGATGCTAAGAAGTCAAATGTTTCCCTCTTGCCAGCACCGCTGTCTCCGGAGAAAACTGAAATGTGTTCGCGGTCGTCAAGTCCAGATTCTCTACCAGATCTGTCTTGCACCTTCCCCTCTACCCCTGTCGTTAAGTGTTATGATCTTAAATCACTGCTTGGAGCGACTCCGTCTAGGTTGGCCGTTCTAGATAAAAACTCTGAAGAGGTTGATGAACACACTCGAAACAGGGTGATTGTGTACAAGGCCATTCTTGCAGATGCTATGCAGGACTCCGAGGGTGAATCCGGTCCGAGTCGACCTAATGGACAATTTGTTGCTATGAGGTCTCTGTTGAGGCGGGGAAATCCTAATCCCTTGCCGACATCACAACAGACACGTGCAAAGCTTGCAATGGAAGGCACGGACGATGATTGGGTGTTTTCTTCTAATAGCCCAGGAATGGAAAGTCAGCCGAAAGAGAAACCGCAAGAGAAAAAAGCAGAGTATGTTCCGAAAATGCTGAGTAGCTTGAGTCCCGAGAAGTCGGCTCCAAGGAACTCGACTAACCAAACGTCACATCAGAATGTCCCGCGCAGTCAGCTGGGCCTCGCAAGTCAACAGTTTCCTCCATATCGTTCTAAGGCCATGCTATCACAATCTAGACAGATAGGACTGTCGAATAAACCTGTTGTTCCTCCTTTCCAGCCATCGCACAATGCTTCTTCGCAGTCAGCGAGCAACAATCATTTGGTCCGCCGTTCTGGTCGTACTCGccacattgagaaaaaaattgatgatGAGATCTCGATTATGGTGCCTGTCTGCGATGACACGTCTCCTACGTTGAACACCGCGCCTCTCCCCTCGAGAACAAAACGACCATTGATGGGGAGTGAGATGTCGGGTCCAAGCGCCAAGATGCCGCGGTTGGACCATGGGAGGCAAAATGTCAATGCTGTTCAGCCTCGCCAAGTAGTCAAGAGACTGTCCTTTGACAATCCTGGTATGAATCACTCGAAGCCATGTGCCAGTGTCCAACCGAACAGATCGACACAGAACAATGTTGCTATGAATCCACGGATTAATTTAGGTACGCGGCAAGCTCATAATATCAACCTTGCCAATCATGCATCGCCAAGGAACGATTTTGCTAAGACGAGTAGTCATGGTTTGAGACGTGGTTCCAATGCTGGCATCAGTCAGGGTGACATCAATACGGACAATCTACCCAAGCTTGGTGTACATGAAAGTGGTAAAGTAGAGGACAATAACTTCTTATTCAAGTGCCATCTGTGTGGCTTGGAGGAACAATATAGTGTGAATGCGACCAACAAGATTTACAACCATCTCCATACAGTTCATAAGGAGGAAGTTATTCATATTGTTGACTACAACACGCAAGGAGAAGTTCACTTGGTTGAGGCCATGGGACAGCCGCCCACTATGATTCGCACGTCAAATTTCTCAAAACCGTTGGATCGTGTTGATTCAGGTCAACGTTCTATGCCCAATCCCCCAGCTTATTATGGGATATCCTCAGAACCTACCCTTGGTCAGGGTCCACCGAATACCAATTGCATTTCATCCGTCCCTTCTGTTGAAGGTGCTTGGTACAATAACATGAAAAATAAATCGtttactaataataataataatattagtCCACGAAATGTGCCTCAAATGCGTGGGAAGGTGTCGCCACAGTATTCCCTTCGGCCAAAGACGCCACCAAAATCGTATAGCCAGGTGACTCCGCCAAAGTCATTTGGACAGCCGACACCCCCCACCACTCCACCAAGTCAGAGTCATCAGTCAGTTCTGTCACGGCGATCCCTGCCACGGATAAACTACTCTGGGGTGAAATCAAGCTTTTCGGGTACAAAGTTCAATCATTCCGGGAGTAAGTCAAACTTTTCTGGGGCAAAGTCGAACTTTTCTGGGACCAAGTCGAACGTGTCGCGCTCTttcattgttgatgatgatgatgtagtgTGTTTGGATGATGACGTTATATGCATCAGTTAG
- the LOC135490578 gene encoding uncharacterized protein LOC135490578 isoform X2, with amino-acid sequence MKLRGRKKAVAVCHVPPTRRLSRRMMPVAPTGREGSENTKPLAGTCNLPNIAKKKMTTPDVQLVDLTGMAPTWEKTNRQDWWQTSTSLTSHSSPPIQRKELQENVNLQMNGMTRSQPQFKDAEKPVVQLYVCFFCERDFQNKDMLQTHQKICTLRPAHLQDLCTPNKQSRPRVNIADPRKNMYVTTLGLLPAEKAKHMELAHRIRRDSQIDCDLIEVDQAPVITPRTPTTPRTPKSLISFNTPSISKQQEVCLVSSDDDSDAGSSDGSLLGRQDYICQAPLMTIDFSSPLGVRIKGHIKQVNKPNINDYEKFCRTPVKNRFKERLRERDSFAAVTFKHKRHFRKFYHTYRFSKDDSREFMELAKTGLNRQSRDRLKHMKPCRVVLKRLMMHQSVLDAKKSNVSLLPAPLSPEKTEMCSRSSSPDSLPDLSCTFPSTPVVKCYDLKSLLGATPSRLAVLDKNSEEVDEHTRNRVIVYKAILADAMQDSEGESGPSRPNGQFVAMRSLLRRGNPNPLPTSQQTRAKLAMEGTDDDWVFSSNSPGMESQPKEKPQEKKAEYVPKMLSSLSPEKSAPRNSTNQTSHQNVPRSQLGLASQQFPPYRSKAMLSQSRQIGLSNKPVVPPFQPSHNASSQSASNNHLVRRSGRTRHIEKKIDDEISIMVPVCDDTSPTLNTAPLPSRTKRPLMGSEMSGPSAKMPRLDHGRQNVNAVQPRQVVKRLSFDNPGMNHSKPCASVQPNRSTQNNVAMNPRINLGTRQAHNINLANHASPRNDFAKTSSHGLRRGSNAGISQGDINTDNLPKLGVHESGKVEDNNFLFKCHLCGLEEQYSVNATNKIYNHLHTVHKEEVIHIVDYNTQGEVHLVEAMGQPPTMIRTSNFSKPLDRVDSGQRSMPNPPAYYGISSEPTLGQGPPNTNCISSVPSVEGAWYNNMKNKSFTNNNNNISPRNVPQMRGKVSPQYSLRPKTPPKSYSQVTPPKSFGQPTPPTTPPSQSHQSVLSRRSLPRINYSGVKSSFSGTKFNHSGSKSNFSGAKSNFSGTKSNVSRSFIVDDDDVVCLDDDVICIS; translated from the exons ATGAAGCTCCGAGGAAGGAAGAAAGCTGTTGCTGTGTGTCATGTTCCTCCGACAAGAAG GTTATCCCGCCGCATGATGCCTGTGGCACCAACGGGTAGGGAAGGTTCTGAAAACACGAAACCTCTGGCGGGCACTTGCAACCTTCCCAACATTGCCAAAAAGAAGATGACCACGCCAGATGTACAGTTGGTCGACCTCACTGGGATGGCTCCCACGTGGGAGAAGACGAACCGGCAAGATTGGTGGCAGACGTCAACATCGTTAACTAGTCACTCTTCGCCGCCAATTCAGAGGAAAGAG TTGCAAGAAAACGTGAACCTCCAAATGAATGGAATGACTAGATCTCAACCGCAGTTCAAAG ATGCTGAAAAACCTGTTGTACAGCTTTATGTCTGCTTTTTCTGTGAGAGGGACTTCCAAAACAAAGACATGTTACAAACGCACCAGAAGATCTGCACGCTGCGTCCTGCCCATTTACAGGATCTCTGCACACCGAACAAACAGTCACGACCAAGAGTCAATATTGCTGACCCGAGGAAAAATATGTACGTAACAACGCTTGGGTTGCTACCAGCTGAGAAAGCAAAACATATGGAACTGGCTCATCGAATCAGGCGGGATAGTCAGATCGATTGCGATCTGATCGAGGTTGATCAGGCGCCTGTGATTACTCCCAGGACACCGACAACACCGCGGACGCCGAAATCGTTGATATCTTTCAATACGCCCTCTATCAGTAAGCAACAAGAAGTTTGTTTAGTGTCTAGTGACGATGACAGCGACGCGGGTAGTTCCGATGGTTCACTGTTGGGCAGGCAGGACTATATCTGTCAGGCACCCCTGATGACAATCGACTTCAGTTCACCTCTGGGTGTGAGGATCAAAGGTCATATAAAACAGGTCAATAAACCAAACATTAATGACTACGAAAAATTCTGTCGGACGCCAGTTAAAAATCGATTCAAAGAACGGCTCCGAGAGCGTGATTCGTTTGCTGCAGTTACTTTCAAACACAAGCGACATTTTAGAAAATTCTATCACACATATCGGTTCTCAAAAGATGATTCAAGAGAGTTCATGGAACTTGCTAAGACTGGTTTGAACCGTCAGAGTCGGGATAGGCTTAAACATATGAAACCGTGTCGCGTTGTACTGAAACGCCTTATGATGCATCAAAGTGTACTAGATGCTAAGAAGTCAAATGTTTCCCTCTTGCCAGCACCGCTGTCTCCGGAGAAAACTGAAATGTGTTCGCGGTCGTCAAGTCCAGATTCTCTACCAGATCTGTCTTGCACCTTCCCCTCTACCCCTGTCGTTAAGTGTTATGATCTTAAATCACTGCTTGGAGCGACTCCGTCTAGGTTGGCCGTTCTAGATAAAAACTCTGAAGAGGTTGATGAACACACTCGAAACAGGGTGATTGTGTACAAGGCCATTCTTGCAGATGCTATGCAGGACTCCGAGGGTGAATCCGGTCCGAGTCGACCTAATGGACAATTTGTTGCTATGAGGTCTCTGTTGAGGCGGGGAAATCCTAATCCCTTGCCGACATCACAACAGACACGTGCAAAGCTTGCAATGGAAGGCACGGACGATGATTGGGTGTTTTCTTCTAATAGCCCAGGAATGGAAAGTCAGCCGAAAGAGAAACCGCAAGAGAAAAAAGCAGAGTATGTTCCGAAAATGCTGAGTAGCTTGAGTCCCGAGAAGTCGGCTCCAAGGAACTCGACTAACCAAACGTCACATCAGAATGTCCCGCGCAGTCAGCTGGGCCTCGCAAGTCAACAGTTTCCTCCATATCGTTCTAAGGCCATGCTATCACAATCTAGACAGATAGGACTGTCGAATAAACCTGTTGTTCCTCCTTTCCAGCCATCGCACAATGCTTCTTCGCAGTCAGCGAGCAACAATCATTTGGTCCGCCGTTCTGGTCGTACTCGccacattgagaaaaaaattgatgatGAGATCTCGATTATGGTGCCTGTCTGCGATGACACGTCTCCTACGTTGAACACCGCGCCTCTCCCCTCGAGAACAAAACGACCATTGATGGGGAGTGAGATGTCGGGTCCAAGCGCCAAGATGCCGCGGTTGGACCATGGGAGGCAAAATGTCAATGCTGTTCAGCCTCGCCAAGTAGTCAAGAGACTGTCCTTTGACAATCCTGGTATGAATCACTCGAAGCCATGTGCCAGTGTCCAACCGAACAGATCGACACAGAACAATGTTGCTATGAATCCACGGATTAATTTAGGTACGCGGCAAGCTCATAATATCAACCTTGCCAATCATGCATCGCCAAGGAACGATTTTGCTAAGACGAGTAGTCATGGTTTGAGACGTGGTTCCAATGCTGGCATCAGTCAGGGTGACATCAATACGGACAATCTACCCAAGCTTGGTGTACATGAAAGTGGTAAAGTAGAGGACAATAACTTCTTATTCAAGTGCCATCTGTGTGGCTTGGAGGAACAATATAGTGTGAATGCGACCAACAAGATTTACAACCATCTCCATACAGTTCATAAGGAGGAAGTTATTCATATTGTTGACTACAACACGCAAGGAGAAGTTCACTTGGTTGAGGCCATGGGACAGCCGCCCACTATGATTCGCACGTCAAATTTCTCAAAACCGTTGGATCGTGTTGATTCAGGTCAACGTTCTATGCCCAATCCCCCAGCTTATTATGGGATATCCTCAGAACCTACCCTTGGTCAGGGTCCACCGAATACCAATTGCATTTCATCCGTCCCTTCTGTTGAAGGTGCTTGGTACAATAACATGAAAAATAAATCGtttactaataataataataatattagtCCACGAAATGTGCCTCAAATGCGTGGGAAGGTGTCGCCACAGTATTCCCTTCGGCCAAAGACGCCACCAAAATCGTATAGCCAGGTGACTCCGCCAAAGTCATTTGGACAGCCGACACCCCCCACCACTCCACCAAGTCAGAGTCATCAGTCAGTTCTGTCACGGCGATCCCTGCCACGGATAAACTACTCTGGGGTGAAATCAAGCTTTTCGGGTACAAAGTTCAATCATTCCGGGAGTAAGTCAAACTTTTCTGGGGCAAAGTCGAACTTTTCTGGGACCAAGTCGAACGTGTCGCGCTCTttcattgttgatgatgatgatgtagtgTGTTTGGATGATGACGTTATATGCATCAGTTAG